Within the Planifilum fulgidum genome, the region CCCGTCCCGCTCGGCGGTTCCCGCAAAGCAGTATCCCGCTTCGTCGGTATATCCCGTCTTCACCCCGTCCACGCCGCGATAGAACTGGGACTGCCCCGGGAGCATCCGGTTCCAGTTGGCATATTCCCTCCCCCGGAAAGTGATCCGGGGCTTGGCGATAATCTCCTTCACTTCGGGAAAATCCAGGAGAAGCCGCCGGGCGAGATTCGCCGCGTCCCGGGCGGACATCACGTGTTTCCCCTCTCCCTTGGGCGGATTGGGATAACTGGCTTCATTCAATCCCGTGCTGTTCCGGAAATGGGTGTTGGTCATTTTAAGTTCCTTCGCCTTTTCGTTCATCCATTTGACGAAGGTCTCTTCGCTGCCCGCCAGGTGTTCCGCCAGGGCCACCGTGGCGTCATTGGCGGAATAGACGGCCATCGCTTCAAACAGCTGGCGGATCGTCCACTCCTCGCCGGCGATCAAGTAAACCTGGGCTTCATCGATGGCGGCGGCGCGGGCGCTGATGCGCACCCGGTCCTCCCAGCCGATCTCCCCCGAGCGGATCTTCTCCAACACCAGATACTCGGTCATCATTTTGGTCATGCTCGCAGGGGGCAGCGGCTCGTCCTCCCGGTGGCCATCCAGCACGAGCCCGGTTTCAAACTCCATCACCACATGGGCCTTGGCTTTCACTTCCGGAAAGGGTTCCGCCGCCAAAGCCGGAACGGGGGCCGCCACAGTCCCCTGAAACAGAACCGCCATCAAAAACCCCGCCGTCATCTTGACCGACAGGGGGAAAAGGCGACCGCTCAAAGGCTCCACCTCCGAAGACCATATCTGAAAGCCAACCGGGCTTGAAGACGGCGCGGAAGGCGATGATTCCCGACACGCCCCGCGGCTCCGACGCGGTGACTCCATCCGTTTTCCGGTCTTCACCCGATCCGATTTTCAGTTTACAAAAATCCGGAGGGAAAGAAAATCGGGGCAAAGGAATTTTCGCCATCATCGAAAAAAAGAAAAGGGCCGGCGGGCAGCCCCGGTTTGCCGGCCTTTTTTCAAGAAAAAACCGCAGGGAATTCCTGCGGATGACTACCGTCAGATGTGATAGTTGGGCGCTTCCTTGGTGATCTGCACGTCGTGGGGATGGCTTTCCCGGAGAGAGGCGCCGGTGATCCGGATGAACCGGGTCTTCTCCTTCAGCTCCTGCAGGTTTCTCACTCCGCAATAACCCATGCCCGCCCTCAGGCCGCCGACCAGTTGAAAGACGGTGTCGGCCAGGGGACCCTTGTAGGGAACCCTGCCCTCAATGCCCTCGGGAACCAGCTTCTTCACGTTTTCCTGGAAATACCGGTCTCCGCTTCCCGCCTGCATCGCCCCGAGGGAGCCCATGCCCCGGTACACCTTGAACCGCCGACCCTGGAAGATCTCCGATTCTCCGGGCGCCTCCTCGGTTCCGGCAAAGAGGCTTCCCAGCATCACCGCGTCGGCCCCCGCCGCGATCGCCTTCACGATATCCCCCGAATAGCGGATCCCTCCGTCGGCGATGATGGGGACGCCGTACTGGCGGGCGACGGTGGCGCAGTCGTAAATGGCGGTGATTTGCGGCACGCCGATCCCCGCCACCACCCGGGTGGTGCAGATGGAGCCGGGGCCGATGCCCACCTTGACCACGCTGGCCCCCGCTTCGATCAGATCGCGGGTTCCCTCCGCCGTGGCCACATTCCCCCCGACGATGCAGAGATCCGGATACCGCCGACGAAGTTCCGCCACCGTCTCCAGCACGCCCCGGGAATGGCCGTGGGCGGTGTCCACCACCAGGACATCCACCTCCGCTTCCACCAGGGCGGCCGCTCGCTTGAAGGTGTCGCTGGACACCCCCACGGCCGCCCCGGCCAGAAGCCGTCCCTGGGCGTCCTTGGCGGCGTTGGGGAACAGGGTGGCCTTTTCGATGTCCTTGATGGTGATGAGGCCCTTCAGCACCCCTCTTTCATCCACCAGGGGCAGTTTTTCGATCTTGTGTTTCTGGAGAATTTCCTCCGCCTCTTTGAGGGTGGTTCCCACCGGTGCCGTCACCAGGTTCTCCTTGGTCATCACCTCGGAGATGGGCGTGGAATAGTCGCGAATGAACCGCATGTCCCGATTGGTCAAGATGCCGACCAGCTTCCGCTCCTTGTCCACGATCGGCACGCCGGAAATCCGGTATTTGGACATGAGCGCCTCGGCATCGTAAACCTTGTGTTCGGGGTGGAGGTAAAAGGGCTTGGTGATGACGCCGCTCTCGGAGCGCTTCACCCGGTCCACTTCCTCCGCCTGCTCCTCGATCTTCATGTTCTTGTGGATGATCCCGAGACCGCCCTGGCGGGCGATGGCGATGGCCATCGGCGCCTCGGTCACCGTATCCATCCCGGCGCTGATAAGCGGGATGTTCAGCCGGATTCCCTCTCCCAACCGGGTGGAGACGTCCACATCCTTGGGAAGCACATCAGACTTGGCCGGAATCAGCAAAACGTCGTCAAAGGTGAGCCCTTCCTTGGCAAACTTTTCCTCCCACATCGGTTTTGCGCCTCCTGGTGTTTGTCCCGAGCAAACGTTTTTGAAAGTGTACCAAACGGCGAAAAGGGCGTCAAGCGGCGAAGAATTCTCCGAAAAAGGCGAAAGAAGCGGCCGTTCCGGGCGGCCATTTGTCGCGGGAGACCGGACAGGCGGCTTCTTTTACGGGGAAACCAAAAAGCCGGAGAGAGTATCCTCTCCGGCTGAGATTGATGACAAACCCCCTGGCTCTTTTCGCAAGAAA harbors:
- the guaB gene encoding IMP dehydrogenase, producing the protein MWEEKFAKEGLTFDDVLLIPAKSDVLPKDVDVSTRLGEGIRLNIPLISAGMDTVTEAPMAIAIARQGGLGIIHKNMKIEEQAEEVDRVKRSESGVITKPFYLHPEHKVYDAEALMSKYRISGVPIVDKERKLVGILTNRDMRFIRDYSTPISEVMTKENLVTAPVGTTLKEAEEILQKHKIEKLPLVDERGVLKGLITIKDIEKATLFPNAAKDAQGRLLAGAAVGVSSDTFKRAAALVEAEVDVLVVDTAHGHSRGVLETVAELRRRYPDLCIVGGNVATAEGTRDLIEAGASVVKVGIGPGSICTTRVVAGIGVPQITAIYDCATVARQYGVPIIADGGIRYSGDIVKAIAAGADAVMLGSLFAGTEEAPGESEIFQGRRFKVYRGMGSLGAMQAGSGDRYFQENVKKLVPEGIEGRVPYKGPLADTVFQLVGGLRAGMGYCGVRNLQELKEKTRFIRITGASLRESHPHDVQITKEAPNYHI
- a CDS encoding D-alanyl-D-alanine carboxypeptidase family protein, coding for MSGRLFPLSVKMTAGFLMAVLFQGTVAAPVPALAAEPFPEVKAKAHVVMEFETGLVLDGHREDEPLPPASMTKMMTEYLVLEKIRSGEIGWEDRVRISARAAAIDEAQVYLIAGEEWTIRQLFEAMAVYSANDATVALAEHLAGSEETFVKWMNEKAKELKMTNTHFRNSTGLNEASYPNPPKGEGKHVMSARDAANLARRLLLDFPEVKEIIAKPRITFRGREYANWNRMLPGQSQFYRGVDGVKTGYTDEAGYCFAGTAERDGMRLVTVVMGTGSQSARFQETRRLLDAGFENYDLKPLIFEDKPLPGYMERIPVPNGVARDVAIAADRTLVLPVRKDQMKKYTFRVTYTRNVVAPLTAGTPVAEVTVLYDGKKIPGVEPVRLVVRESVEEAGWLRLFFRKLGDAISGWFG